The following proteins are encoded in a genomic region of Arachis stenosperma cultivar V10309 chromosome 4, arast.V10309.gnm1.PFL2, whole genome shotgun sequence:
- the LOC130976023 gene encoding chaperone protein ClpB3, chloroplastic, which translates to MTSTTSFPGLYSFSHSVPISCSRNHRALLSNPRYSSLAFPSKPFNLLRSLPITKRDHFANGFRTTTHRNPQRFSVRCEASSGRITQQEFTEMAWQAIVSSPEVAKENKHQIVETEHLMKALLEQKNGLARRIFSKAGVDNTRLLEATDKYIQRQPKVLGESAGSMLGRELEALIQRARDYKKEYGDSFVSVEHFLLGFTQDQRFGKQLFRDFQISQQTLKSAIESVRGRQSVIDQDPEGKYEALEKYGKDLTAMAKAGKLDPVIGRDDEIRRCIQILSRRTKNNPVLIGEPGVGKTAISEGLAQRIVQGDVPQALMNRRLISLDMGALIAGAKYRGEFEDRLKAVLKEVTESEGQTILFIDEIHTVVGAGATNGAMDAGNLLKPMLGRGELRCIGATTLDEYRKYIEKDPALERRFQQVYVDQPTVEDTISILRGLRERYELHHGVRISDSALVEAAILSDRYISGRFLPDKAIDLVDEAAAKLKMEITSKPTALDEINRSVLKLEMERLSLTNDTDKASRDRLNRLETELSLLKEKQAELTEQWEHEKSVMTRIQSIKEEIDRVNLEIQQAEREYDLNRAAELKYGSLNSLQRQLETAEKELDEYMSSGQSMLREEVTGNDIAEIVSKWTGIPVSKLQQSEREKLLYLEDVLHKRVVGQDPAVRAVAEAIQRSRAGLSDPHRPIASFMFMGPTGVGKTELAKALASYLFNTEEALVRIDMSEYMEKHAVSRLIGAPPGYVGYEEGGQLTETVRRRPYAVILFDEIEKAHADVFNVFLQILDDGRVTDSQGRTVSFTNTVIIMTSNVGSQYIINTDDETESKESTYETIKQRVLDAARAVFRPEFMNRVDEYIVFQPLDREQISSIVRLQLERVQKRISDKKMKIKVTDAAIELLGSLGYDPNYGARPVKRVIQQNVENELAKGILRGEFKDEDTILIDTEVTAFSNGQLPQQKLTFRKIEPDSAEPSTQDSLEPFPQTS; encoded by the exons ATGACTTCTACGACGTCGTTTCCGGGTCTCTATTCATTTTCCCACTCTGTTCCAATTTCATGCAGCAGGAACCACCGTGCTCTTCTTTCTAATCCCCGCTACTCCTCCCTTGCTTTCCCTTCAAAGCCCTTCAACCTCCTGAGATCGCTTCCCATCACCAAAAGGGACCATTTTGCAAATGGGTTTCGGACAACAACTCACAGAAATCCCCAACGTTTCTCTGTTCGCTGTGAAGCTTCAAGTGGAAGG ATTACGCAGCAAGAGTTCACTGAAATGGCGTGGCAGGCCATAGTTTCCTCGCCGGAGGTGGCGAAGGAGAACAAGCATCAGATTGTGGAGACTGAGCACTTGATGAAGGCTTTGTTGGAGCAAAAGAATGGTCTTGCTCGCAGGATTTTTTCCAAGGCTGGAGTTGATAACACTCGGCTTCTAGAAGCTACTGACAAGTACATTCAGAGGCAACCCAAG GTTCTAGGGGAATCAGCTGGTTCGATGTTGGGGCGTGAGTTGGAGGCATTGATTCAGAGAGCCAGGGACTACAAGAAAGAATATGGGGATTCATTTGTTTCAGTTGAACACTTCCTTCTTGGTTTTACCCAAGATCAACGTTTCGGGAAGCAGTTATTTAGGGATTTCCAAATATCGCAGCAGACTTTAAAATCTGCAATAGAGTCTGTTAGGGGACGCCAGTCAGTTATTGACCAAG ATCCGGAGGGGAAGTATGAAGCCTTGGAAAAATATGGGAAAGATTTGACAGCAATGGCTAAAGCGGGAAAACTTGACCCAGTCATAGGAAGAGATGACGAAATACGTCGGTGCATCCAGATTCTCTCCAGGAGGACAAAGAACAATCCTGTGCTAATTGGTGAGCCTGGTGTAGGAAAGACTGCAATTTCTGAAGG GCTTGCTCAGAGAATTGTGCAAGGAGATGTTCCTCAGGCTTTAATGAACCGTAGG CTTATATCACTTGATATGGGTGCACTTATTGCTGGAGCAAAGTACCGGGGAGAATTTGAGGACAGGCTAAAAGCTGTCCTTAAAGAAGTAACAGAATCTGAGGGTCAGACAATCCTTTTTATTGATGAGATCCACACAGTTGTTGGGGCAG GTGCCACAAATGGTGCTATGGATGCTGGTAATCTTTTAAAGCCTATGCTTGGTCGGGGAGAGCTGCGATGTATTGGCGCTACAACATTAGATGAGTATCGCAAGTATATTGAGAAGGACCCAGCTCTAGAGCGTCGTTTTCAGCAAGTTTATGTTGACCAACCTACAGTTGAAGATACTATTTCAATACTGAGGGGGCTGCGGGAAAGGTATGAGCTTCATCATGGGGTCCGAATTTCGGACAGTGCACTTGTGGAAGCTGCAATTCTCTCAGATCGATATATCAGTGGAAGATTTTTGCCTGACAAAG CTATTGATCTGGTTGATGAAGCCGCTGCCAAACTGAAAATGGAAATTACTTCTAAACCTACTGCACTTGATGAGATCAACCGGTCAGTCTTGAAACTAGAGATGGAGCGACTCTCTCTTACAAATGATACAGATAAGGCCTCAAGAGACAGGCTAAATCGTCTCGAGACAGAGCTCTCTCTTTTGAAAGAGAAACAGGCTGAGCTCACTGAACAGTGGGAGCATGAAAAGTCAGTAATGACTCGAATTCAATCAATCAAAGAAGAg ATAGACAGGGTGAATCTTGAGATCCAACAGGCTGAGAGGGAATATGATCTTAACCGTGCTGCTGAATTAAAGTATGGCAGTCTGAACTCCTTGCAACGGCAACTGGAAACTGCAGAGAAGGAGTTGGATGAATACATGAGCTCCGGCCAGTCTATGCTGAGGGAGGAAGTCACAGGAAATGATATTGCCGAAATTGTAAGCAAGTGGACAGGTATACCTGTTTCAAAACTACAACAATCAGAGAGGGAGAAGTTGTTGTATTTGGAAGATGTGCTCCATAAGCGTGTGGTCGGTCAAGACCCTGCTGTTAGGGCAGTAGCCGAGGCAATCCAACGGTCAAGAGCAGGTCTTTCGGATCCTCATCGTCCAATTGCTAGTTTCATGTTTATGGGACCAACGGGTGTGGGAAAGACAGAACTGGCTAAGGCACTTGCTTCCTACTTGTTCAACACAGAAGAAGCACTTGTAAGAATCGATATGAGTGAGTACATGGAAAAACATGCAGTTTCAAGATTGATTGGAGCTCCACCTGGGTATGTTGGGTATGAAGAGGGAGGTCAACTTACTGAGACGGTTCGCCGCAGACCTTATGCTGTTATTCTGTTCGACGAGATTGAGAAGGCACATGCGGATGTTTTCAATGTATTCCTTCAAATCTTGGATGATGGAAGAGTGACCGACTCGCAGGGTCGCACAGTGAGTTTTACCAACACAGTTATCATTATGACCTCGAATGTTGGATCCCAATACATAATCAACACTGATGATGAGACCGAGTCGAAAGAATCAACTTATGAAACCATAAAGCAGCGTGTACTGGACGCAGCAAGAGCTGTTTTCCGCCCAGAGTTCATGAACAGAGTTGATGAGTATATTGTTTTCCAGCCTCTAGATCGTGAACAAATTAGTAGCATTGTGAGGTTACAG TTGGAGCGCGTGCAGAAGAGAATTTCGGACAAGAAGATGAAAATCAAGGTGACAGATGCTGCTATTGAACTTCTTGGAAGTCTAGGGTATGATCCAAACTATGGTGCAAGGCCAGTAAAGCGAGTGATTCAGCAGAATGTAGAGAATGAACTTGCCAAGGGCATTCTTAGAGGAGAATTCAAGGATGAAGACACAATCTTAATAGACACAGAGGTCACAGCATTTTCCAACGGCCAACTTCCCCAACAAAAGCTTACTTTTAGGAAGATTGAACCTGATTCAGCAGAACCTTCCACTCAAGACAGCTTGGAACCTTTTCCACAGACATCTTGA